The Paenibacillus sp. FSL R7-0204 genome includes a region encoding these proteins:
- the wsfD gene encoding glycan biosynthesis hexose transferase WsfD gives MIDNLELTSTRPGITLAGFRITPAFAAAFCVLLVTAISLFTSPYIGMADNGDFYRIIYSNGLYFNAPDYDSQYFGYFVKQFGIFQYFNENSTMVVSSQSLFIKLAIFVNKLFFSREVFDIRFQAAIYTLLYVAAVYLLVEAITLKMSLKRGMAVAALAVFIFGDTGYTNYFSSFFGESLVMVTMILVFASWLLLYRKRYNDYAMLAILLISTLILTTSKQQNAPVGMVISLLSIPLVLIRRDKLFRWVTLLSAGLMMFAGIATYLNISKEFVNINQYHAMTRGVLMESKNPEIALGSFGINEQYAILKENTYYDQYGTVDVKSELLDKNFYSRYGFVSILTYYASHPNELGSILDTAAESAYKIKPAAMGNYEQSAGKEFRAQSHFFSLYSTLKEKLAPRPFAFILLWMAVTIGVYMPSFVRSIRTRDFRGMQRLLVILATMLVGLSGIVVSIIGAGDADIAKHEFLFTLAFDLIIFQTAASVIGRGISSRRSVPSAPSARPLKDYPALNKGVGM, from the coding sequence ATGATAGACAACTTAGAGCTTACATCCACCCGGCCCGGTATCACGTTAGCTGGCTTTCGGATTACTCCGGCATTTGCCGCCGCGTTCTGTGTGCTGCTGGTGACGGCTATTTCGCTGTTTACCTCCCCTTATATCGGCATGGCGGATAACGGAGACTTTTACCGGATTATATATAGCAACGGCCTGTATTTCAATGCTCCGGACTATGACAGCCAGTACTTCGGCTATTTCGTGAAGCAGTTCGGAATCTTCCAATATTTCAACGAGAACAGCACGATGGTGGTCTCCTCCCAGTCTCTGTTCATCAAGCTGGCGATATTCGTGAACAAGCTGTTTTTCAGCCGCGAGGTCTTCGATATCCGCTTCCAGGCTGCAATCTACACATTGCTGTATGTTGCAGCTGTCTACCTTCTGGTTGAAGCGATCACGCTGAAAATGTCACTTAAGCGGGGGATGGCAGTCGCGGCACTTGCGGTGTTCATCTTCGGGGATACGGGTTACACCAACTATTTCAGCTCCTTCTTCGGCGAGAGCCTGGTGATGGTGACCATGATTCTGGTGTTCGCCTCCTGGCTGCTGCTGTACCGGAAGAGATATAACGATTATGCCATGCTGGCGATCCTGTTGATCAGCACCCTGATCCTGACTACCTCCAAGCAACAGAATGCTCCGGTGGGGATGGTGATTTCCCTGCTCTCGATTCCGCTGGTGCTGATCCGCCGGGACAAGCTGTTCCGCTGGGTTACACTGCTGTCGGCCGGTCTGATGATGTTCGCCGGAATTGCGACGTATCTTAATATCTCCAAAGAGTTCGTGAATATTAACCAGTATCATGCGATGACGCGCGGGGTGCTGATGGAATCCAAGAATCCGGAGATCGCGCTCGGTTCATTTGGCATCAATGAACAATACGCGATTCTCAAAGAGAATACCTACTATGACCAATACGGGACGGTGGATGTGAAATCCGAGCTGCTGGATAAAAATTTCTATAGCCGCTACGGCTTCGTCTCCATTCTGACCTATTATGCTTCTCACCCGAATGAGCTGGGCTCGATCCTGGATACGGCTGCTGAGAGTGCCTATAAAATTAAGCCGGCGGCTATGGGTAACTATGAGCAGTCCGCAGGTAAGGAGTTCCGGGCGCAGAGCCATTTCTTCAGCTTGTACAGCACGCTTAAGGAGAAGCTGGCTCCCCGTCCCTTCGCCTTCATTCTTCTCTGGATGGCTGTAACGATTGGGGTCTATATGCCATCGTTCGTCCGGTCCATCCGGACCCGGGATTTCCGGGGCATGCAGCGTCTGCTTGTGATTCTGGCGACCATGCTGGTCGGACTGTCGGGAATCGTAGTCTCCATTATCGGGGCGGGTGACGCGGATATTGCCAAGCATGAATTCCTGTTCACTCTAGCCTTCGATCTGATTATCTTCCAGACGGCTGCCAGTGTAATCGGCCGCGGTATCTCTTCACGCAGATCGGTGCCGTCTGCGCCGTCTGCACGGCCGCTCAAGGATTATCCGGCACTGAATAAAGGGGTGGGCATGTGA